The genomic region TTGAGATCACAGCACAGCGGCAGAATCAAATCCCCCTGCAGGGGCCCCAGGAGAAGGTCaaactgccctccccacccccagtagAAACACTCTCGGACTTGCAGCTGGCTGAGACGACTGTCAATCCTCGCTTGAAAAACAGAGGTAATGAGCGCTCCCAGCTGGGTGTTGTAAGCAGTAAGTGAGCAAGGGTGTGAAGGCTcaccctcctcctccatcctttAACCACGCAATCATGGGCACAGATACAGTTTCACTTGATTACCCCACCATCCAGCCCAGTGAGCTACCTCCAGACTCCCTCTCCACCCTGGTCTGGGCCACGGGACACTGCCCTGTCCGAATGATATCACTCAAGGTCCATCCCATGGGAGATGCCGACAAGAGATGGGAGTGCGGAAGAGAGCGGAGCGAGGCTGACTCCCAGCTCTGACCCCAGCTGCTCTGGTGCTGAAAGCCTCGGCTCCCGTCCTGGCCCTCATCTGCACTGACAGCTGCTTCTAGGTCCTGGAGCATCCTCTCCCGTTCTCGTTCAGGTCCGGGATGGTAAAGGCTCTCCAATGCTGTCCCAAAGCGCTTCCCTGTCCCTTGCTAATTTTCCCTTAACCATCCCTAAACTGCTATAACTAGTCCACTTATTGACTGATCGATTTTTCCATTTGCAGGCACCATCTGCTTCCTTCCATCTGCTTCCTTCAGAGACCCTGACCAAtggcccaggctcctctctgggtTCACAGCATTCGCCAGCATTAGAAGCACATCCTTCAAGACTCCCCATTTCCAAGAATCCTCACCAGATTGCCCTTAAAATACACGTCTGGACTGACTTTCCGCACACCATTTAGCCTGTGTCATCCTCTCCCTCTCACTCCGGACATCAATCCATCCCCAATACTCTGCCCACCAGCCCAGGGCGGGTGCAAGCTCTCCCTAAACCCCCTCTGTGCTTCCCTCAACAGCTAGCACAAGTCGTATGCTCTCAGAAGAAGTTTGAGAGACCAATAAACATTCCCTCCCTTGCTCACACCCAGAGAACATCACTTCAGCACTTCTGCTTGAAACACCAACGGTTTTTCACACTGACCTTTTCTCAGTCCATGACTCTCAAGAGGGGCTGGCCTGGGCATGTGCCTGCCATGGTCTCTCCCCCACAGTCCACCAGGGAATGCAGAGCAACACAGAAGACTGAGCCTCAGGTAAGAACATCTGTCCCATCCCCTCATTTTGCCAATGGAGAAGTGGAGACCAGATTGCTTAAGGGATTTCTCAAAAGCCACAGGTGAGTTCATAGGTGGAGACGGACCAGCCCCACTGCCTTCAAGGAGCCCTGGCACTCGGTCTTGTAGAGAGACCCTCACATATCTTGGCGCTTCTTTGACGAAAGTGCCCAGAAATGTGGTCTGGAATTTTATGAAGCTGGAGAAATAACATGCTGCAGCTTCCTGGAGGGCCTGATCTCTGCCAGGTTTCAGGGATGAAGAGTAAAGCAAGTAAGTGCACGCAGAGCCAGAACTAGGGCAAGGGCAGTGAGGCACTAGGCTCGGGTGCAAACTTTCAAGGGGCCAAAACATTCGGTAATCAAGGTAAAGAATATCTTAATGTGATATTTCTTGAGATCGAAGTTCATGCCAAGAGATCCATGACAGACAAACTATCACAGTTTTAAATAAAGATCAGATCTGCTCCTGCACTGGCACAAGCCTGCCTCACTGGCCTCACCCTAAACTAACCCTCTGGCCATTTCTGTCTCTGCCCAACCTCTCACTCGGGGCATACAGCTCCTTTCCATCCAAGACTGTCCACGCCGTCAGCCTGCAGCAGGAATTTTCTGCACCATGCCAGTCAGCGCCCATTCTTGAGTCAACTACCCACGAGGCTGTCAAAGGACTTCCAAGGCAGTGTGACTAATGGAATGTTTGTGATTGAAAAGTGAGGAAAGAGCTCTCAGCAATCCGCTGTCCTTAATTACATGGAGCAAACACCTCCTCAAGGACAGCCACGGAAGCCTGTGTCCATCTTTGCTCCCAGCCTTCTTTCCTGCCCACTGCTcagcacagagaaggaagaagccAATATCTGCTCAAAGAATAAGCAAAAAGACCCCCAAGTCCACCTGCCTAGGACTGTGGGACTATGCCTGACTCTGTAGCATCAATTTCTAATTTATACT from Bubalus bubalis isolate 160015118507 breed Murrah chromosome 18, NDDB_SH_1, whole genome shotgun sequence harbors:
- the LOC112580248 gene encoding uncharacterized protein LOC112580248 isoform X1, whose protein sequence is MFWPLESLHPSLVPHCPCPSSGSACTYLLYSSSLKPGRDQALQEAAACYFSSFIKFQTTFLGTFVKEAPRYVRVSLQDRVPGLLEGSGAGPSPPMNSPVAFEKSLKQSGLHFSIGKMRGWDRCSYLRLSLLCCSAFPGGLWGRDHGRHMPRPAPLESHGLRKEEEPGHRGKKQLDQGVTSGHGWRLGCEGQRERNWKTKRPWILTYALWCVTSLLSLGCRVSGSISVSFAPCLIASIQDRAWWYLGKHLFRNILNYLSTFSADSNIEIKINSSNLRFLGGSFCLVEVFYFRLVVRERHCGLRQEPRGGSWLLQ